In Rhizophagus irregularis chromosome 19, complete sequence, the following are encoded in one genomic region:
- a CDS encoding uncharacterized protein (SECRETED:cutsite_VNA-SI; SECRETED:prob_0.4261); SECRETED:SignalP(1-23), which yields MNNLTTLISKPAVMILAFSSVNASIEALQNGLIQYYAIVIRNLPIETDQQSVSNHSEASNRSHASSSRSSSSSGSMTFKGASLTIWTQFKEIFDKIKAEKRFLKKCVFM from the coding sequence ATGAACAACTTGACCACGTTAATATCGAAGCCTGCCGTAATGATTTTAGCTTTTAGCTCAGTTAATGCTTCCATCGAAGCTCTCCAAAATGGATTAATTCAATACTATGCAATTGTCATAAGAAATCTGCCAATCGAAACTGACCAACAAAGTGTGTCAAACCATTCCGAAGCATCAAATCGATCACATGCAAGCTCATCCAGAAGTTCATCTAGCTCGGGTTCAATGACATTCAAGGGTGCTAGCTTAACTATCTGGACTCAATTCAAGGAAATTTTCGATAAAATTAAGGCAGAAAAAAGATTCTTAAAGAAATGTGTCTTCATGTAG